Proteins encoded by one window of Porphyrobacter sp. YT40:
- a CDS encoding aromatic ring-hydroxylating dioxygenase subunit alpha yields MSRETLVEMTRNLVAHGAADTMEYADDVVRIPASAYTDPDVFEEEKRKIFRRLPLMVAPSCELPNPGDFKAMDICGVPLLLSRQKDGSMGAFLNMCTHRGNPLAAGCGNASRFTCGYHGWTFKADGDLIGIASPQDFGRIDKSQHCLTKFPVYESAGLIWVTLDPHSKLSIADYLCGYDALLKAFEFEGWTLFAQRTLAGPNWKTAYDGYLDFYHLPVLHKDTFGADFYNRANYFAFGPHQHLSTPSQFAIKVQGDDDQQMDLAAMADDDLPQEVLVQGVWTIFPHISIASFYGGGQRGAMISQLFPGAEVGESTTTQFYVMENQPETPEQVQAAHDQFNFLEVVVRDEDYATGKRQQQALASGLMKEVLFGKNEKGGQVFHQWVERLTRASDEDLVAIFAAEQRQAAE; encoded by the coding sequence ATGTCACGCGAAACGCTGGTCGAAATGACCCGCAATCTGGTCGCCCACGGCGCGGCGGACACGATGGAATATGCGGACGACGTGGTTCGCATTCCGGCCAGCGCCTATACCGATCCCGATGTGTTCGAGGAGGAGAAGCGCAAGATCTTCCGCCGCCTGCCGCTGATGGTCGCGCCTTCGTGCGAGCTTCCCAATCCCGGCGACTTCAAGGCGATGGATATCTGCGGCGTGCCACTGCTGCTGAGCCGCCAGAAGGACGGCAGCATGGGCGCCTTCCTCAACATGTGCACGCACCGGGGCAATCCGCTGGCCGCCGGCTGCGGCAATGCCAGCCGCTTTACTTGCGGCTATCACGGCTGGACCTTCAAGGCCGACGGCGACCTGATTGGCATCGCCAGCCCGCAGGATTTCGGGCGTATCGACAAGAGCCAGCACTGCCTCACCAAATTCCCGGTCTATGAAAGCGCGGGATTGATCTGGGTGACGCTCGACCCGCATTCGAAGCTGTCCATCGCCGACTATCTGTGCGGCTATGACGCGCTGCTCAAGGCCTTCGAATTCGAGGGCTGGACCCTGTTCGCCCAGCGCACGCTTGCTGGGCCGAACTGGAAGACGGCGTATGACGGCTATCTCGATTTCTACCATTTGCCGGTGCTGCACAAGGATACCTTCGGCGCGGATTTCTACAACCGCGCCAATTACTTCGCCTTCGGCCCGCACCAGCACCTTTCCACCCCGTCGCAGTTCGCGATCAAGGTGCAGGGGGATGATGACCAGCAGATGGACCTCGCCGCCATGGCCGACGACGACCTGCCGCAGGAGGTGCTGGTGCAGGGCGTGTGGACGATCTTCCCGCATATCTCCATCGCCAGCTTCTACGGCGGCGGCCAGCGCGGGGCGATGATCAGCCAGCTGTTTCCCGGCGCGGAAGTAGGCGAGAGCACCACCACCCAGTTCTACGTCATGGAAAACCAGCCCGAGACCCCCGAGCAGGTCCAGGCCGCGCACGACCAGTTCAACTTCCTCGAAGTGGTGGTGCGGGATGAAGACTACGCCACCGGCAAGCGCCAGCAGCAGGCGCTCGCCTCGGGCCTGATGAAAGAAGTGCTGTTCGGCAAGAACGAGAAGGGCGGGCAGGTCTTTCACCAATGGGTCGAGCGCCTCACCCGTGCGAGCGACGAGGATCTGGTCGCGATCTTCGCCGCCGAACAGCGGCAGGCCGCAGAGTAG
- a CDS encoding polysaccharide lyase family 7 protein, with the protein MLAMKGTLRAVALGAGMLMASAAQAEPLACNPAADDPALAPGSQPKFANVLRGSRYLQIDTDGESSGVPACLEKEAMLDGRYVPDNWHLVDRNMHFGFTGGQSSYRVELRGESFAGDQPRRFLSKVKLARTAKVASSYTIAQVFSESERKPILRVAVIASRKHEGKTYANYLWAIYRFGVGDGQSRFVPLGPAVKTFEALDIAYNEAGQIRVTYGTASATFDQDFGFWNDAGKQVYFKAGCYLQASGDCSVTFSSLKFGG; encoded by the coding sequence ATGCTTGCAATGAAAGGCACCTTGCGCGCCGTGGCGCTGGGCGCAGGCATGTTGATGGCCTCGGCGGCACAGGCCGAGCCGCTTGCCTGCAACCCCGCCGCCGACGATCCTGCATTGGCACCCGGCTCCCAGCCGAAGTTTGCCAATGTTCTCAGGGGCAGCCGCTATCTTCAGATCGACACCGACGGCGAGTCCTCCGGGGTGCCCGCCTGCCTCGAAAAGGAGGCGATGCTCGACGGGCGCTATGTCCCGGACAACTGGCACCTTGTCGATCGCAACATGCATTTCGGCTTTACCGGCGGGCAATCCTCCTACCGGGTCGAGCTTCGGGGGGAGAGCTTTGCCGGCGATCAGCCCCGCCGGTTTCTGTCCAAGGTCAAGCTCGCCCGCACCGCAAAGGTGGCGAGCAGCTACACCATCGCGCAGGTCTTCAGCGAGAGCGAACGCAAGCCGATCCTGCGCGTCGCGGTAATCGCGTCGCGCAAGCACGAGGGCAAGACCTACGCGAATTACCTCTGGGCGATCTACCGCTTCGGAGTAGGCGATGGCCAATCGCGCTTCGTGCCGCTGGGCCCCGCCGTCAAGACCTTCGAAGCGCTCGATATCGCCTATAACGAAGCCGGTCAGATCCGCGTAACCTATGGCACGGCCAGCGCGACCTTCGATCAGGATTTCGGGTTTTGGAACGATGCAGGCAAGCAGGTCTATTTCAAGGCCGGATGCTATCTGCAAGCCAGCGGCGATTGCAGCGTGACTTTTTCGAGCCTGAAATTCGGCGGGTAA
- a CDS encoding TonB-dependent receptor, whose protein sequence is MRNSIRLMSSVACLAVMIAAPARAQSQQPDDPAQVDTDADEINSNDIIVSGIRDSLRKAAQVKRDADQVLDVITAEDVGKLPDDNVAEALQRVTGVQITRVFGEGQAVNIRGLQQVRVEVDGRTLLGWSGRVSPPENDNLGRSSGLDAVPSSLFGRLEVAKSSIASQVEGGLGGTVNLKTPKPFDFRKPTISLSARGTYSDESEEFEPAFQGLVTTTFGADDQFGILLSGEYQKRTSQLQLFERNNFLQRNNGDATATNRLAPLQLQYENVLIDRTRWGVSGAIQWKPTDNLTLTADALYSRVANERLNQAVTFVLPTNQNLNFRNPVYQEFDGFQYIVAAEATGRVRVQNQHRSDPTDNLLVGFNAAYDSDAGITIDVDAYYSRGTLRQEIEVVVLDTPSNIIGTFDFRDGTVPSLSLARPAGTPFSLSDPGVYNYPTSGNLTLRANQLPGNLEEYAARVDFGFDVTDGFVITTGVRYVDLRADQTSFRSRGLATRAELTPFLVPGDPNFLGSIPGDFPREFATFFPDRDFLLDRVLTSEPGDGPMGFARNAPRDFDLQEQTYTGYVMGNAEFELFGRPAKFNAGVRVSLTDFEANTLTMLPGNLLVPTRDTNSFTNVLPSANLVVNVTDDFLVRIAGSQTMQRAGLADLAPSTFINPTNLTSGGGNADLTPPISTNFDISFEYYTGGSNLISAAVFYKDVKDAISVGTIQEDVLFENTLLTVQTSRPFNIASAKVKGFEAGITQFLDFLPSPLDGLGVIANYTFADSEDSSGFPLVATSRHSYNLVALYEKGPVSARVAYNWRDDAVFEFTQGRPDVIAANAQLDAQIGFDLMKGVTLQLLGQNLLPRESATVEISNFNPIALNSYALSERRLSIGVRAKF, encoded by the coding sequence ATGCGCAACTCAATCAGACTGATGAGCTCGGTCGCTTGCCTCGCGGTCATGATCGCGGCTCCGGCTCGGGCCCAGTCCCAGCAACCGGACGATCCGGCTCAGGTCGATACCGATGCGGATGAGATCAACAGCAATGACATCATCGTCTCGGGCATTCGCGATTCGCTGCGCAAGGCCGCGCAGGTCAAGCGCGATGCCGATCAGGTGCTCGATGTGATCACCGCCGAGGATGTCGGCAAGCTGCCCGACGACAACGTCGCCGAAGCGCTCCAGCGCGTTACCGGGGTGCAGATCACCCGCGTGTTCGGCGAAGGTCAGGCGGTCAACATCCGCGGCCTGCAACAAGTGCGCGTCGAAGTCGATGGACGGACGCTGCTGGGCTGGTCGGGCCGGGTCTCGCCCCCGGAAAACGACAATCTCGGGCGCTCTTCGGGCCTCGATGCCGTGCCGTCCTCGCTGTTCGGGCGGCTGGAGGTCGCCAAGTCCTCGATCGCCAGCCAGGTCGAAGGCGGCCTCGGCGGGACGGTGAACCTCAAGACCCCCAAGCCATTCGATTTCCGCAAGCCGACGATCTCGCTGAGCGCGCGCGGCACCTATTCCGACGAGTCCGAGGAATTCGAACCGGCTTTTCAGGGTCTTGTCACCACCACTTTCGGCGCAGACGACCAGTTCGGCATCCTGCTGTCGGGCGAATACCAGAAGCGCACCTCGCAGCTGCAACTGTTCGAACGCAACAACTTCCTCCAGCGCAACAATGGCGATGCGACCGCGACCAACCGCCTCGCGCCCTTGCAGCTGCAATATGAAAACGTGCTGATCGACCGTACCCGCTGGGGGGTCAGCGGGGCGATCCAGTGGAAGCCGACCGACAACCTGACGCTGACCGCCGATGCGCTCTATTCGCGCGTCGCCAACGAGCGTTTGAATCAGGCGGTGACCTTCGTTCTGCCGACCAACCAGAACCTCAACTTCCGCAATCCGGTGTATCAGGAATTCGACGGGTTCCAGTACATCGTCGCGGCCGAGGCGACCGGGCGGGTGCGCGTGCAGAACCAGCACCGCAGCGATCCGACCGACAACCTGCTGGTGGGCTTCAACGCCGCCTATGACAGCGATGCCGGAATCACCATCGATGTCGACGCCTATTATTCGCGCGGCACCCTGCGGCAGGAAATCGAGGTCGTGGTGCTCGATACGCCGAGCAACATCATCGGTACTTTCGATTTTCGCGATGGCACGGTGCCGAGCCTCAGCCTTGCGCGCCCGGCGGGCACGCCGTTCAGCCTGAGCGATCCCGGCGTCTACAACTACCCCACCTCGGGCAACCTGACGCTGCGCGCCAACCAGCTTCCCGGCAATCTCGAGGAATATGCCGCGCGGGTCGATTTCGGGTTCGACGTTACCGATGGTTTCGTCATCACCACCGGGGTGCGCTACGTCGATCTGCGCGCCGACCAGACCTCGTTCCGCAGCCGCGGCCTTGCAACCCGTGCCGAATTGACGCCGTTCCTTGTGCCAGGCGATCCCAATTTCCTCGGCAGCATTCCGGGCGATTTCCCGCGCGAATTCGCGACCTTCTTCCCCGATCGCGATTTCCTGCTGGACCGCGTGCTGACCAGCGAGCCGGGCGATGGGCCGATGGGCTTCGCACGTAACGCGCCGCGCGATTTCGACCTGCAGGAGCAGACCTACACCGGCTATGTCATGGGCAATGCCGAATTCGAACTGTTCGGCAGGCCTGCCAAGTTCAACGCCGGGGTGCGCGTGAGCCTGACCGATTTCGAGGCCAACACTCTCACCATGCTGCCGGGCAATCTGCTGGTGCCGACGCGCGATACCAACAGCTTCACCAACGTGCTGCCCAGCGCCAATCTTGTCGTCAATGTAACCGACGACTTTCTGGTGCGCATCGCGGGGTCGCAGACGATGCAGCGCGCGGGCCTAGCCGATCTGGCGCCCAGCACCTTCATCAATCCCACCAACCTCACCTCGGGTGGGGGCAACGCCGATCTCACGCCGCCGATCTCGACCAACTTCGACATCTCGTTCGAATATTATACCGGTGGATCGAACCTGATTTCGGCGGCGGTGTTCTACAAGGATGTGAAGGATGCGATCTCGGTCGGCACGATTCAGGAAGACGTGCTGTTCGAGAACACGCTGCTGACCGTGCAGACCTCGCGCCCGTTCAACATCGCCAGCGCCAAGGTGAAGGGCTTCGAGGCCGGGATCACGCAGTTCCTCGATTTCCTGCCCTCGCCGCTCGACGGGCTGGGCGTGATCGCCAACTACACCTTCGCCGATAGCGAGGACAGTTCGGGGTTCCCGCTGGTGGCAACATCGCGGCACAGTTACAACCTCGTCGCGCTCTACGAGAAGGGCCCGGTCTCGGCCCGTGTCGCCTATAACTGGCGCGATGATGCGGTGTTCGAATTCACGCAAGGGCGGCCCGACGTGATCGCCGCCAACGCGCAGCTCGATGCGCAGATCGGTTTCGACCTGATGAAGGGCGTGACTCTGCAACTGCTCGGCCAGAACCTGCTGCCGCGGGAGTCCGCTACGGTCGAGATCAGCAACTTCAATCCCATCGCCCTCAACAGCTACGCCCTGTCGGAGCGTCGCCTGTCGATTGGCGTGCGGGCGAAGTTCTGA
- a CDS encoding MFS transporter produces the protein MTAAGLAASAATGLQGVRAAAGRYRWLIVALLFLATTVNYIDRTMLGLLKPELARELGWAEDDYGNIVTAFQFAYAFGFLFMGWLIDKVGPRIGYAIAIGIWTVGHAAHGFASSIIAFMSARVVLGVGEAGHFPSVVRASSEWFPQKERAYAIGWVNSATTIGVILTAPTLWLCMEVLGWGWRETFIYTGLFGVALATIWWSVYSAPRQSGRVSEAELAWIEHDPPESVEQIGWGALIGKREAWAFALGKFLTDPVWFLMLFWLPSYFSSTYNVDLKVVLLPMIAMYLLSDVGSIAGGWLSSRLIQRGRSVNFARKVTMLCAGACVIPLLFVSGLENMWLAVLLIGLALAGHQAFSTNLLSLPPDMFPKRAVGSVIGLGGFMGGIGGMIMAKSTGLVLDATGGDYSIIFAICTTVYFAAVLAIHILSPKLARATM, from the coding sequence ATCGTGGCGCTGCTGTTTCTGGCCACCACGGTCAATTACATCGACCGCACGATGCTCGGCCTGCTCAAGCCCGAACTCGCGCGCGAACTCGGCTGGGCCGAGGATGATTACGGCAACATCGTCACCGCCTTCCAGTTCGCCTACGCCTTCGGCTTCCTGTTCATGGGCTGGCTGATCGACAAGGTCGGCCCGCGCATCGGCTATGCCATCGCCATCGGCATCTGGACGGTCGGCCATGCCGCGCACGGTTTCGCCAGCTCGATCATCGCCTTCATGTCGGCGCGCGTGGTGCTGGGCGTGGGCGAGGCGGGGCATTTTCCCTCGGTGGTCAGGGCGAGCAGCGAATGGTTCCCGCAGAAGGAACGCGCCTACGCGATCGGCTGGGTCAACTCCGCGACCACCATCGGCGTGATCCTGACCGCGCCGACGCTGTGGCTGTGCATGGAAGTGCTGGGCTGGGGCTGGCGCGAGACGTTCATCTACACCGGGCTGTTCGGCGTGGCGCTCGCGACGATCTGGTGGTCGGTCTATTCCGCCCCGCGCCAGAGCGGCCGGGTGAGCGAGGCCGAGCTGGCCTGGATCGAGCACGATCCGCCCGAATCGGTCGAACAGATCGGCTGGGGCGCCCTGATCGGCAAGCGCGAGGCCTGGGCCTTCGCGCTCGGCAAGTTCCTGACCGACCCGGTCTGGTTCCTTATGCTGTTCTGGCTGCCGAGCTATTTCAGCTCGACCTACAATGTCGATCTCAAGGTGGTGTTGCTGCCGATGATCGCGATGTATCTGCTGTCGGACGTCGGCAGCATCGCCGGGGGTTGGCTGTCCTCGCGGTTGATCCAGCGCGGCCGGTCGGTCAACTTCGCGCGCAAGGTCACGATGCTGTGCGCGGGCGCCTGCGTGATCCCGCTGCTGTTCGTCTCGGGCCTCGAAAACATGTGGCTGGCGGTGCTGCTGATCGGGCTGGCACTGGCCGGGCATCAGGCCTTTTCGACCAACCTCCTGTCCCTGCCGCCCGATATGTTTCCCAAGCGCGCGGTCGGCTCCGTCATCGGGCTCGGCGGGTTCATGGGCGGGATCGGCGGGATGATCATGGCGAAGTCGACCGGGCTGGTGCTCGATGCCACCGGCGGCGACTATTCGATCATCTTCGCGATCTGCACCACGGTCTATTTCGCCGCCGTTCTGGCAATCCACATTCTGTCACCAAAGCTTGCTCGCGCCACAATGTAA